The Pseudoalteromonas tunicata genome segment CTCGGTATGTTGCTCAGGAAATAAGCAAAGCTTGTTTTTAAACCCTTTTTTTAGAAAATCTCCGTTACTCATTCCAAAAAAGAATATCAAAGCATTTTCTATTCTTTTTTCTCTGACAGCCGCAGGAGTATTCTTCACACTAAGATTTGCCCTTTTTATAAAGCTGAATTTTCCAGTCATTCTCGGGCAGCATATTTATCATTTTTGTGCATGTTGATTACTACATTCGCAAAAAAATTCGGTTTCATGGGGTATATAAAATGTTGTTAAGTCAACTTTCAGCGGTAACAAGTCCACTGACACAAGAGCAAGTACAAAAACTGCAAGGTTTAGTCGCTGAGCTAAACCCAATTCAACAAGCATGGGTAAGTGGCTACTTAGCAGCAACTGCAAACTCGGCGGCTCTTGGTGGTTTGGCGATACCTGCAACAACTCAGGCTGCCGAAGCCGCAACACTTACAATTTTATATGGTTCACAAACAGGCAACGCTAAAGGTGTTGCCTCAAAGCTTAAAGAACAAGCACAAGCCCGTGGTTTAGCGGTTAATCTTGTTAACATGGCCGATTACAAACCAAATAGCCTCAAAAAAGAAAAGTTTCTTACTATCGTTGTTTCAACGTATGGCGAGGGTGAGCCACCAGAAGATGCCGAAAACCTGCATGAGTTCTTAGGCTCTAAAAAAGCCCCTAAATTAGATGGCGTAAAGGTTGCGGTATTAGGTTTGGGTGATTCAAGTTATGAATTTTTCTGCCAAACGGCTATCGACTTTGAAACACGCTTACAAAATTTAGGTGCAACGGCTATTGTTAGCCGTGCCGATTTAGATGTTGATTACGACTCTCTTGCAGCCGATTGGATCAACACCGCACTTGATGCATTTGAGCCTGATTTAAAAGCACAATCGAGCAATTCAGCACAAGTCATTCCAATGACAACATTTGGTAGTACCGCGACAACTAGCCAATATACGAAACAAAATCCGTTTAACGCTGAACTTGCGCTGGTACAAAAAATTACAGGCCGTGATTCAACAAAAGATGTGCGCCATGTTGAGATATCACTCGAGGACTCAGGCATTACTTACACCGCCGGTGACTCTTTAGGTGTGTATTTTTTAAATGATGAAGCCTTGGTTGATGAATTATTAGTACTGACTGGCAACGACGCTGAGACACAGGTATCCGTTGGCGATGAAACACTACCACTTCGTCAAGCATTAATTGAAAAGTTAGAGCTTACTCAGTCTTACCCAGGCTTTGTAGAAAAATACGCCCTTGCAACTAACAATGCTGAGCTTTTAGCTTTAGCTGCCGACAAAGCTGCAATGCGTGAGTTTATCGAACCACGCCAGATTTTTGATATTGTACGTCAATATCCAGCAACAATTGCAGCGCAAACGCTTGCAGATTGCGCGCGCAAATTACAAGCACGCTTGTATTCAATTGCATCAAGCCAATCTGAAGTGGAAGAAGAAGTTCATTTAACTGTTGGCATAGTTGAATTTGAAGCCTTCGGCAGTCAACATTTAGGTGGTTGTTCTGGTTATTTAGCACACCGCGCCGAGGCAGGCTCGAAAGTAAAGGTATTTATTGAGCATAATGATAATTTCCGCTTACCAGCAAACCCAGACACAGCCGTGATCATGGTTGGCCCAGGTACTGGCATAGCCCCTTTTCGTGCATTTTTACAAGAGCGCGATAGCCAAGGTGCATCAGGTAAAAACTGGTTATTTTTTGGTAACCCACACTTTACCCAAGACTTTTTATATCAAGTTGAAATTCAAGCTTATTTAAAATCGGGCTTATTAACACATTGCGATGTCGCTTTTAGCCGCGATCAAGCTGAAAAAGTATATGTACAAGACAAGTTACGCTTGCAAGGTGCGCAAGTATTTGCATGGCTTGAACAAGGCGCACATTTTTATATTTGTGGTGATGCCAACCGCATGGCAAAAGATGTTCACCAAGCCTTAATTGAAATTATCCAAACACATGGCGGCCAAAGTGCAGAGGAAGCAGAGCAATATTTAAAAACTTTGCGCAGCGCTAATCGCTATCAGAAAGATGTGTACTAATTTGTATATATCACGCAACCGTCACTGTAACGAATTCTAGGAATAAAAATGAGCAAGCCAAATAGCAAACAAGACCCAAATGCAAAATTTGCTGATAACGAACGCTTAAAAACACAAAGTAACTTTTTACGCGGCACAATAGAACAAGATTTAAAAGACGAAATTACCGGTGGATTCACTGCAGATAACTTCCAACTTATTCGTTTTCACGGCATGTACCAACAAGATGACCGTGATATACGAGCTGAACGTGCAAAACAGAAGTTAGAGCCATTACATAATGTGATGCTTCGCGCGCGCATGCCTGGCGGGATCATTACGCCAGCGCAGTGGTTAGCGATTGATGCTTTTGCCGAAGAAAGAACAAGTTACGGCAGCATCCGTTTAACAACACGCCAAACGTTCCAGTTTCACGGGGTATTAAAGCCAAATATTAAAGATATGCACCAAATGCTTGATAGCGTTGGTATTGATTCAATTGCAACAGCGGGTGACGTAAACCGTAATGTACTGTGTACGACTAATCCTGTTGAGTCAGAACTGCATCAAGAAGCGTATCAATGGGCAATTAAAATATCTGAGCATTTGTTACCACACACCAAAGCGTATGCCGAAATTTGGTTAAATGGTGAAAAATCAGAAACTACAGAAGAGCCAATTTTAGGGTCGACTTACTTGCCACGTAAGTTTAAAACCACCGTTACCATTCCTCCTAATAACGAAGTGGACGTGCACGCAAACGACTTAAACTTTGTTGCGATTGCTGAAGATGGCAAGCTAGTTGGTTTTAACGTATTAGTGGGCGGTGGTTTAGCAATGACCCACGGCGATACCGATACTTACCCGCGTAAGGCTGATGATTTTGGTTATATTCCTTTAGAACACACCCTAAAAATTGCAGAGCATGTTGTGTCTGTTCAACGTGATTGGGGTAATCGTGTAAACCGTAAAAATGCGAAAACGAAATACACCTTAGATACCTTTGGTTCAGATGAATTTAAAGCTGAAGTTGAAGCGCGCGCAGGTATTAAATTTGAAACCAGCCGCCCTTATGAATTCACTACTCGTGGCGATCGTATCGGTTGGGTTGAAGGTATTGATGGTAAATTCCATTTAACATTATTTATCCAAAATGGCCGTATTTTAGATTACCCAAATCAACCATTAAAAACAGGTTGTCGAAAAATTGCTGAAATTCACCAAGGTGATTTCAGAATGACAGCTAACCAAAACTTAATTGTTGCCGGTGTACCTGCGGATCAAAAAGCCGCTATCGAACAAATTGCTCGTCAACACGGTTTAATAGATGACGGCCACACAGCTCAACGCTTTAACTCAATGGCCTGTGTTTCATTACCAACTTGCCCACTTGCAATGGCAGAAGCTGAGCGCTACTTACCTAGCTTAATTGAGAAAGTAGAGCTGCTTTTGGCAAAACATCATATTGCACAAGATAGCATTATTTTACGCGTTGTTGGCTGCCCAAATGGCTGTGGACGCGCCATGCTGGCTGAAGTAGGTTTAGTTGGCAAAGGACCTGGCAAATACAACTTCCATTTAGGTGGAAACCTTGCAGGCACTCGCATTCCTAAGCTGTACAAAGAAAATGTAGCAGAAGATGTAATTTTAGCTGAGCTTGATCAACTGATCGGTCGCTGGGCTACTGAACGCCTTGATAATGAAGGATTTGGTGATTTCGTCATTCGTACTGGCGTGATTGCTGAAGTAAAAGTTAGTAAAACTGACTTTTACGCATAAAGCTAATTTGCAGTGTGCTTAGCGCACTGCAAATGTAAACTGGATAATGATATGAATACTTTCAAACAAATTTTAACGCTTGACCCGCAAAGCCAAACCGAACTATTGGCTGAAGCGAATGCGCTGCTTGCTGATAAAACAGCAGAGCAACGAGTAGCTTGGGCGCTTGAAAATCTCCCAGACACTCATTTTCTATCATCTAGTTTTGGCATCCAAGCGGCTGTTATGTTGCATTTACTCACAAGCCAAAAACCAGATATTCCTGTGGTTTTAACCGATACTGGTTACCTATTTCCTGAAACATATCAGTTCATTGACTCATTAACTGAGCGCTTAAATCTCAACCTCAAAGTCTATCGCTCAACACATAGCCCTGCATGGCAAGAAGCCAAATATGGCAAATTGTGGGAGCAAGAGGGTGAAGGTTTAAAGCAATATAATTACTTAAATAAAGTAGAGCCAATGACACGCGCGTTAAAAGAGCTTAACGCTGGCACTTGGTATAGTGGTTTGCGACGCGGGCAATCATCAACCCGTGCAGATAAAAATATTGTTGAACTAAGCCGTGGCACGGTAAAGTTTTATCCAATCATTGATTGGCACAACCGCGACGTTTATCAATACCTGACAAAACATGAATTACCTTATCACCCTCTTTGGGAGCATGGTTATGTGTCTATGGGTGATGTACACACCACTCGTAAACTAGAGCCTGGTATGACCGAAGAAGAAACCCGCTTCTTTGGTTTAAATCGCGAATGTGGTCTTCACATCGATGGTGATGGCATCTAACTCTCTTAGTTTTAATATCCAACATGAAACTTTTGCGCAGCCTCGGCTGCGTTTTTTTATAGTCGAATTAAAGCATCCCTACTCTTAATCAATTCCTTTACTTATCCGCGTATAAAGTAATGACTCTTCTATTCTAATAGCAAATAACTTAGGGCTAATGTTATTTTTATGCAGTGTCATTGTTATAACAACACCACAAGAATACAACCGAAGTGAAGCTAAGTTGCAAAATACTTTGTATGTATAGCGACTGAATAGATGATGGACTAGGTATCTAGAGCAGTATCGCAACTCAAATAAAAAAATAATAGCTCAACTATTTTAAATATATTTATAGTAAGAACAGTGTCA includes the following:
- a CDS encoding phosphoadenylyl-sulfate reductase, with the protein product MNTFKQILTLDPQSQTELLAEANALLADKTAEQRVAWALENLPDTHFLSSSFGIQAAVMLHLLTSQKPDIPVVLTDTGYLFPETYQFIDSLTERLNLNLKVYRSTHSPAWQEAKYGKLWEQEGEGLKQYNYLNKVEPMTRALKELNAGTWYSGLRRGQSSTRADKNIVELSRGTVKFYPIIDWHNRDVYQYLTKHELPYHPLWEHGYVSMGDVHTTRKLEPGMTEEETRFFGLNRECGLHIDGDGI
- a CDS encoding assimilatory sulfite reductase (NADPH) flavoprotein subunit, with the translated sequence MLLSQLSAVTSPLTQEQVQKLQGLVAELNPIQQAWVSGYLAATANSAALGGLAIPATTQAAEAATLTILYGSQTGNAKGVASKLKEQAQARGLAVNLVNMADYKPNSLKKEKFLTIVVSTYGEGEPPEDAENLHEFLGSKKAPKLDGVKVAVLGLGDSSYEFFCQTAIDFETRLQNLGATAIVSRADLDVDYDSLAADWINTALDAFEPDLKAQSSNSAQVIPMTTFGSTATTSQYTKQNPFNAELALVQKITGRDSTKDVRHVEISLEDSGITYTAGDSLGVYFLNDEALVDELLVLTGNDAETQVSVGDETLPLRQALIEKLELTQSYPGFVEKYALATNNAELLALAADKAAMREFIEPRQIFDIVRQYPATIAAQTLADCARKLQARLYSIASSQSEVEEEVHLTVGIVEFEAFGSQHLGGCSGYLAHRAEAGSKVKVFIEHNDNFRLPANPDTAVIMVGPGTGIAPFRAFLQERDSQGASGKNWLFFGNPHFTQDFLYQVEIQAYLKSGLLTHCDVAFSRDQAEKVYVQDKLRLQGAQVFAWLEQGAHFYICGDANRMAKDVHQALIEIIQTHGGQSAEEAEQYLKTLRSANRYQKDVY
- the cysI gene encoding assimilatory sulfite reductase (NADPH) hemoprotein subunit → MSKPNSKQDPNAKFADNERLKTQSNFLRGTIEQDLKDEITGGFTADNFQLIRFHGMYQQDDRDIRAERAKQKLEPLHNVMLRARMPGGIITPAQWLAIDAFAEERTSYGSIRLTTRQTFQFHGVLKPNIKDMHQMLDSVGIDSIATAGDVNRNVLCTTNPVESELHQEAYQWAIKISEHLLPHTKAYAEIWLNGEKSETTEEPILGSTYLPRKFKTTVTIPPNNEVDVHANDLNFVAIAEDGKLVGFNVLVGGGLAMTHGDTDTYPRKADDFGYIPLEHTLKIAEHVVSVQRDWGNRVNRKNAKTKYTLDTFGSDEFKAEVEARAGIKFETSRPYEFTTRGDRIGWVEGIDGKFHLTLFIQNGRILDYPNQPLKTGCRKIAEIHQGDFRMTANQNLIVAGVPADQKAAIEQIARQHGLIDDGHTAQRFNSMACVSLPTCPLAMAEAERYLPSLIEKVELLLAKHHIAQDSIILRVVGCPNGCGRAMLAEVGLVGKGPGKYNFHLGGNLAGTRIPKLYKENVAEDVILAELDQLIGRWATERLDNEGFGDFVIRTGVIAEVKVSKTDFYA